A stretch of DNA from Nitrospira sp. KM1:
ATCAATTGCTCGATCCGTGAGTCGGTCGAGCGGTTTAAGCCGGTCGTCTCAGGCGCCAAACGAGACGGCATGGCCGTCCGCGGGTATATATCCACCGCGACCCATTGTCCCTTTGAAGGCCCGGTTCGTCCGTCACGTGTCGTGGAAGTGATGCGACAGTTGCTCGATCTCGGTGTCGATGAGATTTCGCTGGGTGAGACGGTCGGGAAGGCTGTACCCCGCCACATACGGTTCCTCTTGGATGCAGTCAGACCTCTTACAGTCCCGGCTGCGTTTTCACTGCATGTCCACGACACCTATGGGATGGCCGTCGCCAACGTGCTCATCGCCTGGGAAGAGTATGGAATCGAGGCGTTCGATACGTCGGCCGGCGGACTAGGCGGCTGTCCTTACGCGCCGGGAGCATCGGGTAACGCGGCGACCGAAGACGTCATCTATGCCTTGAAGGCTTCCGGCGCGTCGGTTGCGGGGGATGAGTGGATGGTCGTAGCGGCGGCCAAACAGATGGAAGGCATATTGAACCATACTCTTCCATCACGATTGTCGCGTGTCTCACACATTCATCCATCTTGCGAGCCGGTGCCATGACGCGAATCGCCCCACCGATGACGCGCGAAATCAACCGACCACTCGTTCTTGCCGGCCAGGTGAAAGCGAGGAATGTCCGCGCCATTTCACGGCTGATCACCCTGCTGGAGATCCAGCATCCTGACGGCACAGCGGCCCTGCGAGTTCTCAACAGCAGCGCAAATGCGGCAACCGTGATTGGAGTAACCGGGTATCCCGGATCTGGGAAAAGCACTCTCATCGATCGCCTTGTCACCGCCTACCGGCGGCTGGGAATGAAAGTCGGGGTTCTGGCGGTGGACATCAGCAGCCACATCACCGGCGGCGCACTGCTGGGCGACCGTATCAGAATGCAGGACCATGTTCCTGATTGGGGCGTGTACATCCGGAGCATGGCTACCCGCGGATATGCCGGAGGACTCGCGAGAGCAACCGGCGATGCCGTGGTTGTTCTCAAGGCGGCGGGGTACGAGGTGATCTTGATTGAAACAATCGGGGTCGGCCAAAACGAAGTTGGCGTAATGACTGTTGCTCAGACGGTTCTTGCGGTCATCGCGCCTGGGCTGGGAGACGAAGTCCAAGCGATGAAAGCCGGTTTGCTCGAGATGGCACACATCGTCGTCGTGAATAAAGGAGACCATCCAGGGGCAGATTCGACCCTGCGAGACCTGCGCGGGTGCTTTAAGGCGGTGCTTCGTACTGTCGCCACAACGGGCGAAGGCGTCACGGACCTTCTTTCCGCCATCGCCGAGCATCAACGGGTCCGATTCCCGCAGTCGGCCGAGACCGATGAGGAAATGAATAGATGAGAGGAGAGATCCTACTGAATCTATCCGCCGGCAACCCTAAAAGGCGCTCAAGAGAAGAACCATTCAAACAAAGGAGTTTCTTGGTTCGAACGGTGAGCGACCGGCCCAAGCATAGTTTGGGTTAGCCGACAGGACCACACAACGTGCCGTATGGAGGACGCCATGCTTCATCAGTTATTGACAATCTCCCACCATGTTGCACGGATCACGTTGCACAATCCTCCGGCCAACGTGATCAACATGTCTCTGCTCAAGGAACTTGACGGCGTACTGAACGAGGTCGAGCAGGATGATTATGTCCGGGCCATGATCATCACCGGGTCAGGGCGCTTTTTTTGCGCCGGAGCAGACATTCACGAATTGACGCGCCTGAACACGGTGCACGCGGGAACTGAGTTTGCCTTGCAGGGGCAAGCGCTCTTGAATCGCTTCGAACGTTGCAACAAGCCCATCGTCGCAGCCATCAATGGCACATGCGTGGGCGGCGGTCTTGAACTGGCGCTCGCCTGTCACATCCGGCTTGCCGCGGAACATGCCACGTTCGCCTTACCGGAAATCAGGCTGGGACTCATTCCCGGATTTGGCGGCACACAACGACTGTCGAGGGTCGTAGGTGCGTCCAAAGCCGCGGAAATGATCCTGACCGGGGAGACCATAGCGGCAGGGGACGCGCTCGCGATCGGATTGGTCAGCCGCGTCGTTTCCTCTCATGAGCTGTATGCGCAGTCGGAAACCACGGTGGCACTGATGACCGCTTGCGGAGCGCCTGCGGTTGAGGCCGCGCTGCATGCCATTAGAGGTGGACTCGACATCCCCCTTTCCGAAGGTCTCGCACGGGAAGCAGAATTGTTCGGAGCCTTGTGCACCACAGCAGAAAAGCAAAAGGCCCTTCGAGCGTTTGTCGAAAAACGGCGGCCCCGGATGGTTGAAACCGAAGTATGAGTCTATCGAGGTAGAACGGTCTTGCAGACTCGGTCACCGAACGCGTGACTCTCCGAGGAGAGGGTTCCATGCTCGCAGCTCGCCTCGCTCGATATTGTCGATCGCTGCGCTACGAACGTTTGAGCGACGCCGTGATTCACGAAGTGAAACGGCGCGTGCTCGACAGTCTGGGTTGCGCGCTCGGGGCCTGGAGCGCTCCGCCTTGCCGCATTGCCCGCCATCTCGCGCAGCGGGTCACGATCACAACGGGTGCGACGCTGTGGGGCACCGCGCACAAAACGCTGCCGGATCTTGCGACCTTCGCCAACGGCGCATTGGTTCGTTATCTGGATTTCAACGATACCTACCTCGCCAAGGAACCGGCTCATCCTTCCGATAACATTCCCGCTGTGCTTGCAATCGGCGAAGCCGTTCACGCGTCAGGCCGGCGCGTGATCGAGGCCATCGCGCTCGCGTACGAAATTCAGTGCCGGTTCTGCGACGCTGCGGCACTCCGGCCCCGTGGGTGGGATCATGTGACCTACGGTTCGTTCTCCTCCGCACTCGCTGCCGCCAAGATTTTGCAATTCTCGAACGCACAGGCGTTTCATGCCGTCAACCTTGCCGGCGTCGCGAATGTGGCCCTGCGGCAGACACGAGTCGGGGATTTGTCGATGTGGAAAGCCTGCGCGTTTTCGAATGCGGCCCGTAACGGCATATTTGCCGCCATGTTGGCCAAGCATGGCATGACGGGACCCTCACCGATTTTTGAAGGGGAGAAGGGCTTCATGAAACTCGTGTCCGGGCTGTTCGACCTGTCGCCCTTTGGAGGTGACGACGGCGAATCTACATCGTCCGGTTCAGACTCGTTCAGGATTCTGGATACCTATATCAAGCGCTACCCGGTGGAATATCACGCGCAAAGTGCAGTGGAAGCCGCATTGGAGCTTCGATCCGACTTGATCCAGGCTGAAGGCGACCAGGCTGTCGAGCACGTATCGGACATCGAGGTTGGAAGCTACGACGTCGCTATCGAAATCATCGGGCGCGATCCGGAGAAGTGGCAGCCGTCGACGAGAGAAACGGCGGATCATAGTTTTCCCTATTGCGTCGCCGTGGCGCTCTTGGACGGCCGTGTTTCGCTGCGGTCCTTCGGCCGTAAACGATTGCAGGACGGCACGCTGAGAGAATTGATGAAACGAGTCCGCGTCGTGCGACTGCCTGAATTGGCGGATTGTTACCCCAAGACCATGCCGACACGTATCACTGTCAGGACGAGAGCTGGAAAAACCTATACGAGACAGAAAGATATTCCCTTGGGCCATCCGGCAAATCCCATGTCCGATAGGGAACTGGAAGCAAAGTTTCGGCGATTGGTGTCCGGGCGACTGGGGCGGGCCCGCATTGACAGGCTCATCCAACTCGTTTGGACGCTGGAGCGGCTCAAGGACATCGGGATGCTGATGCCGCTTTTGCGGATCAACGCTCGATCCTAGATTTTTGTACTCTGAAAAGGCGCCAACCATGGAGCAAAAAGGGCAGACGAAAGCTTCCAGATTGCGTGAATTGCTGGCCACTCGCACAGTCGGCATCCCGGGAGCGTTCAATGCCTTGATCGCGATGCAAATCGAAAAAGCGGGCTATGAAACGGTCTACGTTTCGGGGGCGGCATTGTCCGCCTGCCGAGGAATCCCAGACACCGGCCTCCTCACACTGTCCGATGTTGCGGCCGAGGCAGGTCGCATCGCGCAAGCGGTGTCCATCCCGGCGATCGTCGATGCGGATACGGGATATGGCGGTCCTATGGCAGTTCGAGAAGCGGTAACAAGCTTTGAGAGGGCCGGTCTTGCCGGCATGCAGATTGAAGATCAGGAGATGGCCAAGAAATGCGGCCATCTGTCGGGAAAACGGCTGATACCGGTTGCCGAGATGGCCTCCAAGATCGAGGAGGCTGCGCGGGCCAAAATCGACCGCGATTTCATGATCATCGCCCGTACGGATGCTCGGGGTGTAGAAGGACTCGAGGCCACCATCACTCGAGCCGCAACTTACGCTGAAGCCGGAGCCGACGCCTTATTCCCCGAAGCCCTGGAATCGGCCGACGAATTTCAGACGTTCGCAAAGGAGGTGAAGAAAGCGGGGATAGCCTTGCCGCTGATCGCGAATATGACCGAATTCGGGAAAACACCGCTTCTGAGCTGCGGCGAATTTGAAACCATGGGCTATCGCGGCGTGCTCTTCCCCGTTACGACATTGCGAACCGCCCTGCGGGCCATCGGTGAACTGCTTGCGGAATTGAAGCTGTTCGGCACTCAACGGGACTGGCTTCATCACATGATGACACGACAAGAGCTGTACGATCTGCTTCGCTACACGGAATCCCTCGAACGACGGGAAGGGAGGATGGATGGGAATGGCAATGAGCAGGCAGGCGATTGAAGCGCAGACGAGTCGATCCTACAGTCCGGGCCTAGAAGGAGTGATCGCCGGGGAATCGGCGCTCTGTCTTGTGGACGAGGGAGAAGCAGGCCTTCTCTATTGCGGCTATGCGGTCGACGACTTGGCTGAACAGGGCAATTTCGAGGAAGTCGCCCATCTTCTTCTGTTCGGCAACCTTCCGGCTCGCAAGGAGATGAAAGACTTCTCAGCTCAATTGGCAAGCCACGCCGTGCTGCCTCTTCCTGTCAACGCGTTTCTCGAAATGCTGCCCTCCGATTCTCATCCGATGGACGTATTGAGGACGGGGGTGTCGCTGCTGGGGATGGTCGATCCTGAAACGCATGACAACTCGCGTGCGGCGAATGTCAGGAAATCCATTCGTTTGCTGGCGCAAGTCCCGTTGCTGACCATGGCCGCGTATCGTGTTGTGCATGCAAAACCTCTCCTGTCTCCACGTGCCGATTTGAGTTTTGCTGAAAACCTGCTCTATTTGCTGACCGACCGGAACGGTGACGACCAGGCGCGGGCCATGGCTCGCGTCCTTGACGTATCGCTCACGCTGTACGCGGAGCATGAATTCAACGCGTCGACCTTTGCCGCCCGGGTCACAGCCTCAACGATGACGGATCTGCACTCAGCAGTGACTTCGGCCATCGGCACGTTAAAGGGGTCGCTTCATGGTGGAGCGAACGAGGCCGTGGCGAAGATGTTTTTCGAAATCGGCATCCCCGGCAGAGCCGAAACATGGATCCGCGATGCGCTGGCAAGGAAGCGCCGGATCATGGGCTTCGGCCACCGCGTGCTCAAGAAAGGCGATTCGCGGTCCGCCATTATTCAACGCCATGCCGAATCGTTGAGCCGAATCTGCGGCGACCATCGTTGGTACGAGATTGCGGTCATCGTCGAGGGTATCATGCGAGAGGAGAAAGGCTTACACCCCAACCTCGACTTTTACACGGCGGTGGCCTATCTGCTGATGGGCATTTCCCGCGAGCTCTACACTCCGGTATTTGTGTGTTCCCGTATCACCGGATGGTGCGCCCATGTCATCGAACAGCAGGACCATAACCGATTGATGCGGCCGCGCGCGCAATACACAGGACCGCGGAGGAGGGAGTATGTCGCCCTTGATCGCCGTGCCTGACCCTATCGCGCAAGCGCGTCATGTTCCAGGGCTCTCACCAGCACTGCCCTGGAGCTCGTTTAGCGAGTTCTTCATCTCCCGCGTGCATGACCGTCTGTTGGTCAATCGGCCGTTCCTAACGTATTGCGACGACGACCGGACCGTACGTTACACATACACCTATGGGGAATTCGGCACGGTTGTTGACGGAGCGG
This window harbors:
- a CDS encoding hydroxymethylglutaryl-CoA lyase, coding for MPHRHGHAASIRIIEVGPRDGLQHETAIVSTEAKVSFVNALSRTGVTEIEAGSFVSPRAIPQLADSDEVFQRIQRMPGVVYSALVPNERGLERARAARVDKISVFAAASETFSRRNINCSIRESVERFKPVVSGAKRDGMAVRGYISTATHCPFEGPVRPSRVVEVMRQLLDLGVDEISLGETVGKAVPRHIRFLLDAVRPLTVPAAFSLHVHDTYGMAVANVLIAWEEYGIEAFDTSAGGLGGCPYAPGASGNAATEDVIYALKASGASVAGDEWMVVAAAKQMEGILNHTLPSRLSRVSHIHPSCEPVP
- the meaB gene encoding methylmalonyl Co-A mutase-associated GTPase MeaB; the protein is MTRIAPPMTREINRPLVLAGQVKARNVRAISRLITLLEIQHPDGTAALRVLNSSANAATVIGVTGYPGSGKSTLIDRLVTAYRRLGMKVGVLAVDISSHITGGALLGDRIRMQDHVPDWGVYIRSMATRGYAGGLARATGDAVVVLKAAGYEVILIETIGVGQNEVGVMTVAQTVLAVIAPGLGDEVQAMKAGLLEMAHIVVVNKGDHPGADSTLRDLRGCFKAVLRTVATTGEGVTDLLSAIAEHQRVRFPQSAETDEEMNR
- a CDS encoding enoyl-CoA hydratase-related protein, producing MLHQLLTISHHVARITLHNPPANVINMSLLKELDGVLNEVEQDDYVRAMIITGSGRFFCAGADIHELTRLNTVHAGTEFALQGQALLNRFERCNKPIVAAINGTCVGGGLELALACHIRLAAEHATFALPEIRLGLIPGFGGTQRLSRVVGASKAAEMILTGETIAAGDALAIGLVSRVVSSHELYAQSETTVALMTACGAPAVEAALHAIRGGLDIPLSEGLAREAELFGALCTTAEKQKALRAFVEKRRPRMVETEV
- a CDS encoding MmgE/PrpD family protein, coding for MLAARLARYCRSLRYERLSDAVIHEVKRRVLDSLGCALGAWSAPPCRIARHLAQRVTITTGATLWGTAHKTLPDLATFANGALVRYLDFNDTYLAKEPAHPSDNIPAVLAIGEAVHASGRRVIEAIALAYEIQCRFCDAAALRPRGWDHVTYGSFSSALAAAKILQFSNAQAFHAVNLAGVANVALRQTRVGDLSMWKACAFSNAARNGIFAAMLAKHGMTGPSPIFEGEKGFMKLVSGLFDLSPFGGDDGESTSSGSDSFRILDTYIKRYPVEYHAQSAVEAALELRSDLIQAEGDQAVEHVSDIEVGSYDVAIEIIGRDPEKWQPSTRETADHSFPYCVAVALLDGRVSLRSFGRKRLQDGTLRELMKRVRVVRLPELADCYPKTMPTRITVRTRAGKTYTRQKDIPLGHPANPMSDRELEAKFRRLVSGRLGRARIDRLIQLVWTLERLKDIGMLMPLLRINARS
- the prpB gene encoding methylisocitrate lyase, which gives rise to MEQKGQTKASRLRELLATRTVGIPGAFNALIAMQIEKAGYETVYVSGAALSACRGIPDTGLLTLSDVAAEAGRIAQAVSIPAIVDADTGYGGPMAVREAVTSFERAGLAGMQIEDQEMAKKCGHLSGKRLIPVAEMASKIEEAARAKIDRDFMIIARTDARGVEGLEATITRAATYAEAGADALFPEALESADEFQTFAKEVKKAGIALPLIANMTEFGKTPLLSCGEFETMGYRGVLFPVTTLRTALRAIGELLAELKLFGTQRDWLHHMMTRQELYDLLRYTESLERREGRMDGNGNEQAGD
- a CDS encoding citrate/2-methylcitrate synthase codes for the protein MAMSRQAIEAQTSRSYSPGLEGVIAGESALCLVDEGEAGLLYCGYAVDDLAEQGNFEEVAHLLLFGNLPARKEMKDFSAQLASHAVLPLPVNAFLEMLPSDSHPMDVLRTGVSLLGMVDPETHDNSRAANVRKSIRLLAQVPLLTMAAYRVVHAKPLLSPRADLSFAENLLYLLTDRNGDDQARAMARVLDVSLTLYAEHEFNASTFAARVTASTMTDLHSAVTSAIGTLKGSLHGGANEAVAKMFFEIGIPGRAETWIRDALARKRRIMGFGHRVLKKGDSRSAIIQRHAESLSRICGDHRWYEIAVIVEGIMREEKGLHPNLDFYTAVAYLLMGISRELYTPVFVCSRITGWCAHVIEQQDHNRLMRPRAQYTGPRRREYVALDRRA